Proteins found in one Phycisphaerae bacterium genomic segment:
- a CDS encoding acyltransferase, with amino-acid sequence MLRSVVRGIRRLVGRTDSSTILARMDIGPGSRLSASNLDGMFPQLIHVGRNCIFAPTAMVLAHDASYYLFTGEYRVAPVWIGDNVFIGYGAILMPGIRIGHNVVIGAGSVVTRDVESDSVAAGVPARVICPLKEYLEGQKKYIMCKPPYAGRVPRDMTPEDVEQFRRMVYDRFRTAGGHPTGEAAQPPGS; translated from the coding sequence ATGCTGAGATCGGTTGTGCGCGGAATTCGAAGGCTGGTCGGACGAACGGATTCCAGCACCATACTCGCGAGGATGGATATCGGCCCGGGCTCGCGTCTGAGTGCCTCCAATCTGGACGGCATGTTCCCCCAACTGATTCACGTCGGGCGCAACTGCATCTTCGCGCCGACCGCGATGGTTCTCGCCCATGACGCCAGCTACTACCTTTTCACCGGCGAGTATCGCGTGGCCCCGGTCTGGATCGGCGACAATGTCTTCATCGGATACGGAGCGATACTCATGCCCGGCATCCGGATAGGCCACAACGTGGTCATTGGCGCCGGCAGCGTGGTCACCCGGGATGTCGAGAGCGACTCCGTCGCGGCGGGTGTTCCGGCGCGCGTCATATGCCCGCTTAAAGAGTATTTAGAAGGTCAAAAGAAGTATATCATGTGCAAACCCCCTTATGCGGGCAGAGTGCCTCGAGATATGACCCCGGAGGATGTGGAGCAGTTTCGCCGCATGGTCTACGACCGCTTTCGGACGGCAGGGGGGCACCCAACGGGTGAAGCCGCTCAGCCACCGGGAAGTTGA